ATCCTGGTGTTCGACGAGGCGACCAGCTCGCTGGATAACGAGACCGAGCGCGACATCCAAGCGGCGCTGGCCGAGGTCACGGCGGGCAAGACCGCCATCGTGATCGCCCACCGCCTGTCCACGATCCGGGATGCAGACCGGATTTTGGTGTTCCAGGGCGGCGCCATTGTCGAGCAGGGCACGCACGCAGAGCTCAGCGCCATTCCTGGCGGGGTCTATCTGCGGCTCGCCGAGCTGGCGCGCGCCTAGGTTCTGTACCCATAAACGGGATTCCCAAATCAGCTGGGTCGTGATTCAAGCTCCTTGAAGGGAGTTTGGTCATGGCCCGATTTGATTTGAGTGATGCGGAGTGGTCGATCATCGCGCCGCTCCTGCCGAACAAGCCGCGCGGTGTGCCGCGCACGGACGACCGGCGTGTGCTGAACGGGATTTTCTATATATTGCGGACGGGATCGCCCTGGCGCGATCTGCCGGAGCGCTACGGCCCGTACACGACGGTCTACAACCGCTTCAACCGGTGGGCCAAGGCGGGGGTATGGGTGAGTGTTTTCAATGCTCTGGCCGACCAGTCTCCAGAGTCGATGACCTTTATCGACAGCTCCATCATCCGCGCCCACCAGCACGCCGCAGGCGGAAAAAAGGGGGTCCGGATCACGCCATCGGTCTCTCTCGCGGGGGACTGAGCACCAAGATCCACGCCATCGTGGACGATCAGGGTCTGCCCATCCGCCTGGCCCTGTCTCAAGGCCAGGCTGGTGACAAGAGCGCCGGCGCCGAGCTGATATCCACCCTGCGCCGCGCCCGCCATGTGGTGGCCGACCGCGGCTACGACGCCCGCGCCCTTGTGGAGCAGATCGAAGCCATGGGCGCCACAGCTCACATCCCGACCCAGAAAAACTGCAAGGTCCAGCGATCGGTCGCGCCGCACATCTATCGCCAACGCAATCTCGTCGAGCGCTACTTCTGCAAACTCAAGCACTTCAGACGATGCGCCACACGATTCGAAAAGCTGGCCAGAAACTTCCTGGCCGCCATCGCACTCGCATCAGCAAGACTCTGGATCAGAGCTTATGAGTCCACGACCTAGACGGTTCGCGGCGCGCGTCAGGCCGTGCGGCGGCGCGCCGCGAACAGGATGATGAGCGGCGGGATCCACGGGATCAGCCGCTCATACAGCCCGCCCGGCCCCTGACCGGTCTGGTTGAAGAAGACGGTGAGGCCGAAGCCTGCGAGCATGGCCGCGATCACCGCCGCCGCGCCGGGACGCCAGACAAACACCCGCGCCAGAATGATCGGACCGAAGGCCGCGCCCAGCGCATTCCAGGCAAACAGCACCCGGCTGAAAATGTCTGACGGCGCCGCCAGGGTGAGCACCACCGCCGCCGCGCACAGCGCCGCCATCACCAGGCGCGCGATCAGCACTTCGCGGCCGGGGAAGATGCGCGCCACCCGCGCGTCGTGGGAGATCGCGGCCGCCGAACTCAAAAGCACTGAATCCACCGTGCTCATCACGGCTGACAGCAGCGCCGCCAGCACCACGCCCGCCATGACGGGGGGAAACAGGGTGGCGACGGCGGCGAACAGGAGCTGTTCATGCTCGCCGGGGCCAAGCCCCAGCGCCAGCGTGCGGCCCGCGAGGCCCAGCACCGCCATGCCGGTGAACACCATGACCGCCCAGCTGATCGAGATGAGAAACGCGCGCCGGCGCGCCACATCGTCCTTCACGGCCATTACCCGCGCGGCCAGTTGCGGCTGGCCCGCCGTGCCCAGGCCAATGCTGGACAGGCCGAGGACAAAACCCGCAGCGATCATGCCGGCGCGCCCGCCAAACGCATCGAGATGGCCCGGGTGGTCGGCGGCCAAAGCCGCAAACACCGCCTCAGGTCCACCGGCTGCGATCACAGCGGCCACGGGTGCTATGACGGCGATGAAGGCCATCACCAGGCCCTGAAGCATGTCCGTCACGGAAATCGCCCAGAAGCCGCCCAGAAGTGAGTAGATCAGCACCACGCCCGTGCCCAGCAGCACCGATTCGGCCACGCCCAACCCGAAATAACTCTGCATGGCCGTGCCGGCGGCCTGTAATTGCGCGGCGACGTAGAAGATGAAGCAAAACACGACCAGCGCAGCGGATATCAGCCCGATGAGGCGCTTGCCCGCCGCGCCTGCGTCGCCCGACAGGTAATCCGCCATGGTGATATGGCCGCGTTCGGCCGCTTCGCGCCGCATGGAGCGCCCCATGACGATCCATAACAGAGCATAGCCCGCCCAGACGCCCGGCAGGGTCCACAGCGCGCTCACCCCGGCCAGGAACACAAACCCTGAAAAGCCCAAGAGCACCCAGGCCGAGGACGAGGTCGCCGCATAGGACAGACCCGCCACCCACGGCCCCAGCGTGCGCCCGCCAATGAGATAGTCGGCTTCCGTGCCCGTGCGCCGGCTGGCCCATACCCCGATGGCGATGAGCAGGCCCTTGTAGACGATCAGGGTCGTCAGGATGATGGCGGCGTTGGACACAGGCAAAGCCCTCCCCGGAGTGCCCCGCCAATAAGCCCCGTCCCCGCCACGTCTGGCAAGGCGTGCCACGCCGCTTGCGCAGGCGCGCGCCGTGATCTTAAGAAGCCGTGATCCTGGACCCGGTGTTCACCGCCGGGACGCGGGTGGCGTTGG
The window above is part of the Hyphomonadaceae bacterium ML37 genome. Proteins encoded here:
- a CDS encoding IS5 family transposase (programmed frameshift): MARFDLSDAEWSIIAPLLPNKPRGVPRTDDRRVLNGIFYILRTGSPWRDLPERYGPYTTVYNRFNRWAKAGVWVSVFNALADQSPESMTFIDSSIIRAHQHAAGRKKGGPDHAIGLSRGGLSTKIHAIVDDQGLPIRLALSQGQAGDKSAGAELISTLRRARHVVADRGYDARALVEQIEAMGATAHIPTQKNCKVQRSVAPHIYRQRNLVERYFCKLKHFRRCATRFEKLARNFLAAIALASARLWIRAYESTT
- a CDS encoding sodium/proline symporter, whose product is MSNAAIILTTLIVYKGLLIAIGVWASRRTGTEADYLIGGRTLGPWVAGLSYAATSSSAWVLLGFSGFVFLAGVSALWTLPGVWAGYALLWIVMGRSMRREAAERGHITMADYLSGDAGAAGKRLIGLISAALVVFCFIFYVAAQLQAAGTAMQSYFGLGVAESVLLGTGVVLIYSLLGGFWAISVTDMLQGLVMAFIAVIAPVAAVIAAGGPEAVFAALAADHPGHLDAFGGRAGMIAAGFVLGLSSIGLGTAGQPQLAARVMAVKDDVARRRAFLISISWAVMVFTGMAVLGLAGRTLALGLGPGEHEQLLFAAVATLFPPVMAGVVLAALLSAVMSTVDSVLLSSAAAISHDARVARIFPGREVLIARLVMAALCAAAVVLTLAAPSDIFSRVLFAWNALGAAFGPIILARVFVWRPGAAAVIAAMLAGFGLTVFFNQTGQGPGGLYERLIPWIPPLIILFAARRRTA